acgtaaaatgatataaaacgtcgaatgccccagcgttatacgtcaaaaggttagtgaattcaataaaaatttgagcgggagattgaaaattcattcactttattttaGCGCGCGAgactttcttctcttctcttctcaaacttttctcgaacgaagtttgacgactatcatatgtaatctttctttcatttgatacaaatgtattttatgtatgattttcatttgtttggaccgattattttcgtgtttttgtTCTTCGTAGgcgcattttttttctttatcattggTGGCGACACTTTATTCCAATGAactcaccttttgaaggttaattttcgttttcgttttgaagaaattatttgttgaacttgtttaattttgttgttctttgattgaacttgtttgttgttggttattgttgtttgttgttgatactacgttcatagttcttgctttataaaataccaaaaattgaaatttgttgtttttctgtttttcaggtctcgtagagttgtaaaaaaggatcacaattaattaaaaaaacaaaaaaggtgATTAGcgtcgtatattaacaaaattcgacgttaagttaacgtcgtatattgacaaaattcgacgttaacttaacgtcaaattttttaaatttgatgtcAATTTAATGTCTGCTAATATAACGTCGTTCGTGAATTCATCGTTAAAAgtccaaaatattcgacgttataCACGATTTTTGTACTAATGTATCCATATGTAATGGGAAAAATCTTTTACATGCAGATTTTTCGTATGTAATATCTTTATGTAGTGTTGGCGCCTTTGAGTTCGAAGTTTCCTAAGGATAGATCCGTATGTAAGTGGATAAAACCTTACATGCTGATATTTCATACGGATTTaaaaaagacaattaaaaaataaaattgaaactgCCATAAAACCTAAAAGGAAATCTCGAAATTATCCCCTCTCTCTCGACAAAACTCATTTTTCCCTCTTGCTCACAGATAAGTTGTCCCTTCGACTCTCCCAATCATGAGATTGGCTTTCTCCCTCTTGCTCACACAATTGGGATCTGTTGTCGTAGCGACATTTTGATCGAGTTGCCATCAGTGTTTCTTCGTTGACATTGCCATCGCAAGTTGTGTAGAATCACATTTGATTTGTCGTTGAGGATCGAAGGCAGTGAGTAATCGAAGCtttgagattttttttgtttttttgttttctctagTTGTTGTTACATTGACCTATTTTTGGTCGTTGTTGGTTGGAGGTTTAAAATCGCAATTTAGGAAACCCTGGTTGGTTTCTTCGAATTGGAAGAGATAAGCTCGAGCTGCAATTGCCTTGTAGATAGTTACATACAACAGACACATACATCTTCTACTTAGCAACCAATTATAGAAGACATTTTTAACCTCCAAACGGAAGTAGCAACCCATGATGAGCAAATTTGACAGATGACCTCTCAATTTCAAGGCTTTATTGGCGCCAATGTAGTACCTTCTGCTTCCAGCAGCTGCAACTGTACAACAATTTTTTCAACCCCAAAATCAACCATACAATAATATTCAACCACAATAAGATCAACCACAAAAtcaacactacaagaaaaatcataGTTACATACGattaaaatccgtatgtaacctccaaaatctgtatataaaataGTGTTACATACGAATTAAATACGGATAAAAATTCATATGCAAAAAAGGCTTAgataatttacatacggatgtatctgtatataaaatactattacatacgaattaaatacaaataaaaattcatatgtAAAAAAGgtttatgtaaattacatacgaattatccgtatgtaaattacataaggatgtatccgtatataaattacatacggatgtATTCGTATGTAAgttacatacatatatatatccACGCATCATAAAGAATACACCAACAATTTGATACCCTCTCATATATTAAAATCCATCAAAATACTATTaggaaattttcttttatatttgcaAACTAAATCTTATTAGAAACAGTCTTGGCCATATATCATAGAAAtgaatatttctaaaaaattaattttaaggactaattaatatttgttagcaAAACATTCGACACAGTTTTTCAATTACAAAAAGCAATACTTGTTAATTATAAGGTTTATTCTGTGTGTAATCCATATTTAAGATtaatactaaatttttttatataattcttttttcatACATACCGTTTCAAATTAAAACactatatattttaacaataagaATATGtgttatattaacaaaaataatgttgcAACCAATTATTACTACAAATGTCCTCAATCAtaaaaggaatatatatatatatatataaaataaattgttaggttgttaaaattgaatttcacCTACTAATATAAACCTgatattcttttaatatctACTTTTGGATCACAAGATCTCCAATAAaggtatatataataaatagttaGGTTTTTCATTCATCTGCACTTAGCTTGGAAACATATCAGAACATGGAAGAATTTTgcaaaaaatcaaattttgcattattattaaaatcaagACTAAATGTATAGTCAAAAAAGGGTGTTGATGGTAATCAAGAATATATCAGATATAAGGTATTAAATACTGATAACATTTATTCAAAGACTTTCTCAACTTCTTAGATCTTccatttttgtactagtgtgtcTTAAAATGCTTTAGTTTGATTCAATCCTTGTTGACTAAATccttgaaaaaaataaacttggTGTCTATATGCTTGCTTCTCCAATGAGACACAGATTATTGGCCAAATCTATACGTGATTTACTTTTCCCCAATAACTCTACAGTATTACCAACATAGATCGTCAATTAAGGTTCCTTAAGCTTTCTATTGAGAATGACGACTCATGTTTTTTAGATCTCGACTAAAAGACTTATCTTCCTATCACACCTAAAAGTCTCATATCACTTATGAGTCAAGGTCAAACACATTTTAAACACTCCTTTCTCCTTCTACAAAAGTATAGACTCCGAAGTGAATAATACatcatatatataatgattGCTAAGAGAGGGATTGGTTTTCTCCCAAgtgttattttactttttgatcatttgaataaactattttatttgcaAAGGTCTAAAACTCCTTACTCATTTCCTTACTCATTGTTTGAGCATGCTCACACATAAGCTGTGATTGTTTAGAAATATATGACAAAATAATTGCAACGTTTTTAATAATGTAGTTGTATCTTTTCATGAATCAAAATTATTTGATGCATCAAAACTCTTCCATAAAGTATGTTATGATGCTATTAAGAATCCAACATAAGTGTAACATatagattaattaaaaattagaaaataaaaaaaaccataaataaattattttaattttttttatcaaaagtcatatatatataaatatatatatatatatatatatatatatatatatatatatatatatatatatatatatatatatatatatatatatatatatatacaataaattGTTAGGTTGTTCAAATTGAATTTCACCTACTAATATAAACATGATATTCTTTGAATATTTACTTTTGGATCACAAGATCTCCAATAAAGGTATATATAACAAATTGTTAGTTTTTTCATTCATCTACACTTAGCTTGGAAACATATCAGAACATGTAGAATTTTgcaagaaattaaattttgcaTTAATTATTGAAATCAAGACTAAATGTATAGTAAAAAATGGACGTTAATGCTAATCATGAATATATCAGATATAAGGTATTAAATACCGATAACATTTATTGCAGATAATTTCACAGTCACGATATAAGAAGGCACCAACAATTACAAATCCATTTGAAGCAGTTGTTTGTTTATCAACTAATCTTATGCATGTACATGATGACAATGGTTGTACGTTATTCATCTTTTCTCATTGTCTTGGTATTTCTTCAAAACATTTCCTTCTCAAAAGCCCTTAAAAGCAGTTTTAGTGTGGAGCTGATCTACCGTGATTCACCAAAATCACCATTTTATCGTCCCACGGAAACTCATTTCCAACGAGTTGAAAATGCCATTCTTCGTTCCATCCACCGCGCTAATTACTTCAACCTAGACTCAAACGATGTTGAGAGCACTATAACACCAGTTTTAGGAGAATTCCTGATGAACTATTCAGTTGGAACTCCCCCAGTCCAAATCCTTGGTATAGTTGATACTGGTTCAAACTTAATTTGGATGCAATGTCAACCTTGTGAAAACTGTTACAAACAAGACAGACCCATATTTGATTCTTCAACTTCAAGGACATACAGTAATATCCCTTGTGTTGCTGCTGAATGTCTGAGTGGGACACATACTTTCTGCAATTTTAACAATGGAAAGCACTGTACATATAAAGTGACTTATGGTGATGGATCAACTTCAGAAGGAGATTTCAGTTGGGACACCATTACTCTAACTTCCAGTACTAAAAATGTTCCTGTAGCATTTCCCCAAACTGTGATTGGATGTGGACACAACAACTATGGAATCTTTGGTGAGCAAAGCTCTGGCATAGTTGGCCTTGGAAACGGACCTTTCTCACTTGCAAGTCAGTTAAAACCTAAAACAGGTGGAACGTTTTCCTATTGTTTGACGCCAATGTATGAAGGAGAAGCAAAACCTAGCTATCTCCATTTTGGAGATCGTGGTGAGGTTATTGAAGGTACCGTTTCAACCCCTTTATTCATAAACATAGCACGGCCATCCATGTACTACGTGGTGATGGAAGCAATCAGTGTGGGAAGCAAGAGAATAGAGTTTCCCAGAAATggtgaagatggaaacatcttTATTGACTCAGGGACAACGATCACTTATTTGCCAGATGAGGTTTACTCAGGTTTGGAAGGAGAAATGgtaaatttagttaatttacCTCGTACTAATAGCCCACAAAAAGGTTTGAGGTTGTGCTTCGAAATTACAGCTGGTGAAGAATATCATATACCAACAGTGTTTGCACATTTTAAAGGTGGTGGAGCTGTGCAATGGCATTCTATCAACACCTTTGTCAAGGTCAGGGAAACTATTATTTGTTTGGCTTTCCGTTCAGGTTTTGAAGCCATTTTGGGGTATTTGGCACAGCAGGACATCTTGGTTGGCTATGACACACAACATAACACAGTCACCTTTCTCAACACAGATTGTACCTCCGAGTTATAGAAATTTCAATGAAACAGAATAACACGTTTTCTCACTCTTCATCGTCTTCTATCAATCAAAAATAAACTTTTCctctcaaattttattaaacgtGCATGTTTCACACCTTAAACTACAAGAAACCCCTAAACTACCCATAAATAGCTCCCTTACAAATCCTTGAATTGATTTTGGTTCTCTGACCAAATTCGTTCCACAcctttaattagatttttaattCTCCCTTATTTAATCATTGAGTGGAAGTAAATAGAATTAGAGTTTCCTTTTCTAGCAATTTGATCTTAGATTTTTGTGTCATCACTgatttttcattgaaatttaCCATCCTAAGCCCACTGGAAAATTTCATTCTCTCCAATTTCCTTTCACAATCTATATCCCTTTCATCTTCTATGATATACATGCTTAGTTTTCTTTATAATTCCCTACTTAAGTATATTGATATGGCTGAATTCATCTTTGATccaaatttatattcaattttagcCTTTTTTTTAGCTTTTCTTCCAAAGCTACCATGTCATTCCCATTTGTTGTAATCTACTCCATTTCGATTTAACTAATTCAGTGATTCCCTTGTCCATATGTTTCATTCTTAATCGATCACAGTGTTTACCGTGTGACAAGTAAACTAGAATATGACTTCCACATGTTATTTGGTggttgaaaaaatgttttatattatttcgaAAAAAGGCAAGGATGAAATTTGGTGATTGAAAACatgttttacattatttttttaaaaaaaaggcaaggatgaaataa
The Vigna angularis cultivar LongXiaoDou No.4 chromosome 5, ASM1680809v1, whole genome shotgun sequence genome window above contains:
- the LOC108339087 gene encoding aspartic proteinase CDR1, coding for MVVRYSSFLIVLVFLQNISFSKALKSSFSVELIYRDSPKSPFYRPTETHFQRVENAILRSIHRANYFNLDSNDVESTITPVLGEFLMNYSVGTPPVQILGIVDTGSNLIWMQCQPCENCYKQDRPIFDSSTSRTYSNIPCVAAECLSGTHTFCNFNNGKHCTYKVTYGDGSTSEGDFSWDTITLTSSTKNVPVAFPQTVIGCGHNNYGIFGEQSSGIVGLGNGPFSLASQLKPKTGGTFSYCLTPMYEGEAKPSYLHFGDRGEVIEGTVSTPLFINIARPSMYYVVMEAISVGSKRIEFPRNGEDGNIFIDSGTTITYLPDEVYSGLEGEMVNLVNLPRTNSPQKGLRLCFEITAGEEYHIPTVFAHFKGGGAVQWHSINTFVKVRETIICLAFRSGFEAILGYLAQQDILVGYDTQHNTVTFLNTDCTSEL